One genomic region from Apodemus sylvaticus chromosome 1, mApoSyl1.1, whole genome shotgun sequence encodes:
- the Taok2 gene encoding serine/threonine-protein kinase TAO2 isoform X1, with protein sequence MPAGGRAGSLKDPDVAELFFKDDPEKLFSDLREIGHGSFGAVYFARDVRNSEVVAIKKMSYSGKQSNEKWQDIIKEVRFLQKLRHPNTIQYRGCYLREHTAWLVMEYCLGSASDLLEVHKKPLQEVEIAAVTHGALQGLAYLHSHNMIHRDVKAGNILLSEPGLVKLGDFGSASIMAPANSFVGTPYWMAPEVILAMDEGQYDGKVDVWSLGITCIELAERKPPLFNMNAMSALYHIAQNESPALQSGHWSEYFRNFVDSCLQKIPQDRPTSEVLLKHRFVLRERPPTVIMDLIQRTKDAVRELDNLQYRKMKKILFQEAPNGPGAEAPEEEELTPCSQEAEPYMHRAGTLTSLESSHSVPSMSISASSQSSSVNSLADASDNEEEEEEEEEEEEEEEEEGPESREMAMMQEGEHTVTSHSSIIHRLPGSDNLYDDPYQPEMTPGPLQPPAAPPTSTSSSARRRAYCRNRDHFATIRTASLVSRQIQEHEQDSALREQLSGYKRMRRQHQKQLLALESRLRGEREEHSGRLQRELEAQRAGFGTEAEKLARRHQAIGEKEARAAQAEERKFQQHILGQQKKELAALLEAQKRTYKLRKEQLKEELQENPSTPKREKAEWLLRQKEQLQQCQAEEEAGLLRRQRQYFELQCRQYKRKMLLARHSLDQDLLREDLNKKQTQKDLECALLLRQHEATRELELRQLQAVQRTRAELTRLQHQTELGNQLEYNKRREQELRQKHAAQVRQQPKSLKVRAGQLPMGLPATGALGPLSTGTPSEEQPCSSGQEAILDQRMLGEEEEAVPERRILGKEGTTLEPEEQRILGEEMGTFSSSPQKHRSLVNEEDWDISEEVKEIRVPSLASQERNIVGQEEAGAWSLWEKEGGNLVDVEFKLDWVQGPVLTPVPEEEEEEEEEGRAPIGTPRDPGDGCPSPDIPPEPPPSHLRQYPASQIPGLLSHGLLAGLSFAVGSSSGLLPLLLLLLLPLLAAQGGGGLQAALLALEVGLVGLGASYLFLCTALHLPPSLFLLLAQGTALGAVLSLSWRRGLMGVPLGLGAAWLLAWPSLALPLAAMAAGGKWVRQQGPQMRRGISRLWLRILLRLSPMVFRALQGCGAVGDRGLFALYPKTNKNGFRSRLPVPWPRQGNLRTTQHPLALLARVWALCKGWNWRLARASHRLASCLPPWAVHILASWGLLKGERPSRIPRLLPRSQRRLGLSASRQLPPGTVAGRRTQTRRALPPWR encoded by the exons ATGCCAGCTGGGGGCCGGGCCGGGAGCCTGAAGGACCCTGATGTAGCTGAGCTCTTCTTCAAGGATGACCCTGAGAAGCTTTTCTCTGACCTTCGGGAAATTGGCCATGGCAGCTTTGGAGCAGTGTACTTT GCCAGGGATGTCCGGAACAGTGAGGTGGTGGCCATCAAGAAGATGTCTTATAGTGGGAAGCAATCAAATGAG AAATGGCAGGATATCATCAAAGAGGTGCGGTTCTTACAGAAGCTACGGCATCCTAATACCATTCAGTACCGGGGCTGTTACCTGAGGGAGCACACAGCTTGG TTGGTGATGGAGTATTGCCTGGGCTCAGCATCTGATCTTCTAGAAG TGCATAAGAAGCCCCTACAGGAGGTAGAGATTGCTGCTGTGACCCATGGGGCGCTTCAGGGCCTGGCATATCTACACTCACACAACATGATCCATAG AGATGTGAAGGCTGGAAACATCTTGCTGTCAGAACCAGGCTTGGTAAAACTGGGGGACTTTGGCTCCGCATCTATCATGGCACCTGCCAACTCTTTTGTGGGCACTCCATACTG GATGGCTCCAGAGGTGATCCTAGCCATGGATGAGGGACAGTATGATGGCAAAGTGGATGTCTGGTCCTTGGGGATAACCTGTATTGAGCTAG CGGAGCGGAAGCCACCACTGTTTAACATGAATGCAATGAGTGCCTTATACCACATTGCACAGAATGAATCTCCTGCTCTCCAGTCAGGACACTG GTCTGAGTACTTCCGGAATTTTGTTGACTCCTGTCTTCAAAAAATCCCTCAAGACAGACCAACCTCAGAGGTTCTTTTGAAG CACCGCTTTGTGCTCCGGGAGCGGCCACCTACAGTCATCATGGACCTGATCCAGAGGACCAAGGATGCTGTACGGGAACTGGATAACCTGCAATACCGAAAGATGAAGAAGATACTATTCCAAGAGGCACCCAATGGCCCTGGTGCTGAGGccccagaggaagaggag CTCACACCCTGTTCACAGGAAGCAGAACCTTACATGCACCGAGCAGGGACACTGACCAGTCTAGAGAGTAGCCATTCAGTGCCCAGCATGTCCATCAGCGCCTCCAGCCAAAGCAGCTCAGTCAACAGCCTAGCAGATGCCTCCGataatgaagaggaggaagaggaggaggaggaagaggaagaagaggaggaagaagaaggccctGAATCCCGAGAGATGGCCATGATGCAGGAAGGGGAGCACACAGTCACTTCCCACAGCTCCATCATCCACCGGCTGCCG ggCTCAGACAACCTATATGATGATCCCTACCAGCCAGAGATGACCCCAGGTCCACTCCAACCACctgcagcccctcccacctccacctcctcttcgGCCCGCCGCAGAGCTTATTGCCGCAACCGAGACCACTTTGCTACCATTCGTACTGCCTCCCTG GTCAGCCGTCAGATCCAGGAGCATGAGCAGGACTCGGCCCTGCGGGAGCAACTAAGTGGCTACAAGCGGATGCGGCGTCAGCACCAGAAGCAGCTGCTGGCCCTGGAGTCCCGTCTGAGGGGTGAACGTGAGGAGCACAGTGGGCGGTTGCAGCGGGAGCTGGAGGCACAGCGGGCTGGCTTTGGGACTGAGGCTGAGAAGCTGGCCCGGAGGCACCAGGCCATTGGTGAGAAGGAAGCTCGAGCTGCTCAGGCTGAGGAGCGGAAGTTCCAGCAGCACATCCTGGGGCAGCAGAAGAAGGAGCTGGCTGCTCTGCTGGAGGCGCAGAAGAGAACCTATAAGCTTCGGAAGGAGCAGTTGAAAGAG GAGCTCCAGGAGAACCCGAGCACACCCAAACGAGAAAAGGCTGAGTGGCTGTTGAGGCAGAAGGAGCAGTTGCAACAGTGCCAGGCCGAAGAGGAGGCAGGGCTGCTGCGGAGGCAACGCCAGTACTTCGAGCTTCAATGTCGCCAATACAAGCGCAAGATGCTACTGGCTCGGCACAGCCTAGATCAGGACCTGCTTCGAGAG GACTTGAATAAGAAACAAACTCAGAAGGACTTGGAGTGTGCTCTGCTGTTACGGCAGCATGAGGCTACCCGAGAGCTGGAGCTACGGCAGCTCCAGGCTGTCCAGCGCACTCGCGCTGAACTCACCCGCCTTCAGCACCAGACAGAGCTAGGCAACCAGCTGGAGTACAACAAGCGACGGGAGCAAGAGTTGCGGCAGAAGCACGCAGCCCAGGTTCGCCAGCAGCCCAAGAGCCTCAAAGTACGTGCAGGCCAGCTACCCATGGGCCTCCCTGCTACTGGGGCTCTGGGACCACTCAGCACAGGCACCCCTAGTGAAGAGCAGCCCTGCTCATCTGGCCAGGAGGCAATCCTGGACcaaaggatgctgggagaggaggaggaagcagtgcCAGAGAGAAGGATTCTGGGAAAGGAAGGGACTACCTTGGAGCCAGAGGAGCAGAGGATTTTGGGGGAAGAAATGGGAACCTTTAGTTCCAGCCCACAAAAACATAGGAGTCTGGTTAATGAGGAAGATTGGGATATATCTGAGGAGGTGAAGGAGATTAGAGTCCCATCACTGGCATCTCAGGAGAGAAATATTGTTGGCCAGGAAGAGGCTGGGGCATGGAGTCTGTGGGAGAAGGAGGGTGGGAACCTTGTGGATGTGGAGTTCAAACTTGACTGGGTCCAGGGTCCAGTTCTGACTCCGGtcccagaggaggaagaggaagaggaagaggagggaagggctcCAATTGGAACCCCCAGGGACCCTGGAGATGGCTGTCCTTCCCCAGATATACCCCCAGAGCCACCTCCATCACATCTGAGACAGTACCCTGCTAGCCAGATCCCTGGACTCCTGTCTCATGGCCTCCTGGCTGGCCTCTCCTTTGCAGTGgggtcttcctctggcctcctgccCCTACTCCTTCTGCTGCTACTCCCATTGCTAGCAGCTCAGGGTGGAGGTGGCTTGCAGGCAGCACTGCTGGCCCTTGAGGTCGGACTAGTGGGCCTGGGGGCCTCCTACCTGTTCCTTTGTACAGCTCTACACCTGCCCCCAAGTCTGTTCTTACTCCTGGCTCAGGGCACTGCACTGGGGGCTGTCCTTAGCCTGAGCTGGCGCAGAGGCCTTATGGGTGTGCCTCTGGGCCTTGGGGCTGCCTGGCTCCTAGCTTGGCCCAGCCTGGCTTTACCTCTGGCAGCTATGGCAGCTGGGGGCAAATGGGTACGGCAGCAAGGCCCCCAGATGCGTCGGGGCATCTCTCGACTCTGGTTGCGGATTTTGCTACGCCTGTCACCCATGGTCTTTCGGGCCCTACagggctgtggggctgtgggggATCGGGGGCTATTTGCCCTGTACCCTAAGACTAATAAGAATGGTTTCCGAAGTCGACTACCTGTCCCTTGGCCCCGTCAGGGAAATCTTCGCACTACTCAACACCCTCTAGCTCTGTTAGCAAGAGTTTGGGCTCTGTGCAAGGGCTGGAACTGGCGCCTAGCACGGGCTAGCCACAGACTAGCTTCTTGCTTGCCCCCCTGGGCTGTTCATATATTAGCCAGCTGGGGCCTGCTTAAGGGTGAACGGCCCAGTCGGATCCCTCGGCTGCTACCACGCAGCCAGCGCCGGCTTGGGCTCTCTGCTTCCCGACAGCTCCCACCAGGGACTGTAGCTGGGCGGAGAACTCAGACCCGCAGGGCCCTGCCTCCCTGGAGGTAA
- the Taok2 gene encoding serine/threonine-protein kinase TAO2 isoform X2, translated as MPAGGRAGSLKDPDVAELFFKDDPEKLFSDLREIGHGSFGAVYFARDVRNSEVVAIKKMSYSGKQSNEKWQDIIKEVRFLQKLRHPNTIQYRGCYLREHTAWLVMEYCLGSASDLLEVHKKPLQEVEIAAVTHGALQGLAYLHSHNMIHRDVKAGNILLSEPGLVKLGDFGSASIMAPANSFVGTPYWMAPEVILAMDEGQYDGKVDVWSLGITCIELAERKPPLFNMNAMSALYHIAQNESPALQSGHWSEYFRNFVDSCLQKIPQDRPTSEVLLKHRFVLRERPPTVIMDLIQRTKDAVRELDNLQYRKMKKILFQEAPNGPGAEAPEEEEEAEPYMHRAGTLTSLESSHSVPSMSISASSQSSSVNSLADASDNEEEEEEEEEEEEEEEEEGPESREMAMMQEGEHTVTSHSSIIHRLPGSDNLYDDPYQPEMTPGPLQPPAAPPTSTSSSARRRAYCRNRDHFATIRTASLVSRQIQEHEQDSALREQLSGYKRMRRQHQKQLLALESRLRGEREEHSGRLQRELEAQRAGFGTEAEKLARRHQAIGEKEARAAQAEERKFQQHILGQQKKELAALLEAQKRTYKLRKEQLKEELQENPSTPKREKAEWLLRQKEQLQQCQAEEEAGLLRRQRQYFELQCRQYKRKMLLARHSLDQDLLREDLNKKQTQKDLECALLLRQHEATRELELRQLQAVQRTRAELTRLQHQTELGNQLEYNKRREQELRQKHAAQVRQQPKSLKVRAGQLPMGLPATGALGPLSTGTPSEEQPCSSGQEAILDQRMLGEEEEAVPERRILGKEGTTLEPEEQRILGEEMGTFSSSPQKHRSLVNEEDWDISEEVKEIRVPSLASQERNIVGQEEAGAWSLWEKEGGNLVDVEFKLDWVQGPVLTPVPEEEEEEEEEGRAPIGTPRDPGDGCPSPDIPPEPPPSHLRQYPASQIPGLLSHGLLAGLSFAVGSSSGLLPLLLLLLLPLLAAQGGGGLQAALLALEVGLVGLGASYLFLCTALHLPPSLFLLLAQGTALGAVLSLSWRRGLMGVPLGLGAAWLLAWPSLALPLAAMAAGGKWVRQQGPQMRRGISRLWLRILLRLSPMVFRALQGCGAVGDRGLFALYPKTNKNGFRSRLPVPWPRQGNLRTTQHPLALLARVWALCKGWNWRLARASHRLASCLPPWAVHILASWGLLKGERPSRIPRLLPRSQRRLGLSASRQLPPGTVAGRRTQTRRALPPWR; from the exons ATGCCAGCTGGGGGCCGGGCCGGGAGCCTGAAGGACCCTGATGTAGCTGAGCTCTTCTTCAAGGATGACCCTGAGAAGCTTTTCTCTGACCTTCGGGAAATTGGCCATGGCAGCTTTGGAGCAGTGTACTTT GCCAGGGATGTCCGGAACAGTGAGGTGGTGGCCATCAAGAAGATGTCTTATAGTGGGAAGCAATCAAATGAG AAATGGCAGGATATCATCAAAGAGGTGCGGTTCTTACAGAAGCTACGGCATCCTAATACCATTCAGTACCGGGGCTGTTACCTGAGGGAGCACACAGCTTGG TTGGTGATGGAGTATTGCCTGGGCTCAGCATCTGATCTTCTAGAAG TGCATAAGAAGCCCCTACAGGAGGTAGAGATTGCTGCTGTGACCCATGGGGCGCTTCAGGGCCTGGCATATCTACACTCACACAACATGATCCATAG AGATGTGAAGGCTGGAAACATCTTGCTGTCAGAACCAGGCTTGGTAAAACTGGGGGACTTTGGCTCCGCATCTATCATGGCACCTGCCAACTCTTTTGTGGGCACTCCATACTG GATGGCTCCAGAGGTGATCCTAGCCATGGATGAGGGACAGTATGATGGCAAAGTGGATGTCTGGTCCTTGGGGATAACCTGTATTGAGCTAG CGGAGCGGAAGCCACCACTGTTTAACATGAATGCAATGAGTGCCTTATACCACATTGCACAGAATGAATCTCCTGCTCTCCAGTCAGGACACTG GTCTGAGTACTTCCGGAATTTTGTTGACTCCTGTCTTCAAAAAATCCCTCAAGACAGACCAACCTCAGAGGTTCTTTTGAAG CACCGCTTTGTGCTCCGGGAGCGGCCACCTACAGTCATCATGGACCTGATCCAGAGGACCAAGGATGCTGTACGGGAACTGGATAACCTGCAATACCGAAAGATGAAGAAGATACTATTCCAAGAGGCACCCAATGGCCCTGGTGCTGAGGccccagaggaagaggag GAAGCAGAACCTTACATGCACCGAGCAGGGACACTGACCAGTCTAGAGAGTAGCCATTCAGTGCCCAGCATGTCCATCAGCGCCTCCAGCCAAAGCAGCTCAGTCAACAGCCTAGCAGATGCCTCCGataatgaagaggaggaagaggaggaggaggaagaggaagaagaggaggaagaagaaggccctGAATCCCGAGAGATGGCCATGATGCAGGAAGGGGAGCACACAGTCACTTCCCACAGCTCCATCATCCACCGGCTGCCG ggCTCAGACAACCTATATGATGATCCCTACCAGCCAGAGATGACCCCAGGTCCACTCCAACCACctgcagcccctcccacctccacctcctcttcgGCCCGCCGCAGAGCTTATTGCCGCAACCGAGACCACTTTGCTACCATTCGTACTGCCTCCCTG GTCAGCCGTCAGATCCAGGAGCATGAGCAGGACTCGGCCCTGCGGGAGCAACTAAGTGGCTACAAGCGGATGCGGCGTCAGCACCAGAAGCAGCTGCTGGCCCTGGAGTCCCGTCTGAGGGGTGAACGTGAGGAGCACAGTGGGCGGTTGCAGCGGGAGCTGGAGGCACAGCGGGCTGGCTTTGGGACTGAGGCTGAGAAGCTGGCCCGGAGGCACCAGGCCATTGGTGAGAAGGAAGCTCGAGCTGCTCAGGCTGAGGAGCGGAAGTTCCAGCAGCACATCCTGGGGCAGCAGAAGAAGGAGCTGGCTGCTCTGCTGGAGGCGCAGAAGAGAACCTATAAGCTTCGGAAGGAGCAGTTGAAAGAG GAGCTCCAGGAGAACCCGAGCACACCCAAACGAGAAAAGGCTGAGTGGCTGTTGAGGCAGAAGGAGCAGTTGCAACAGTGCCAGGCCGAAGAGGAGGCAGGGCTGCTGCGGAGGCAACGCCAGTACTTCGAGCTTCAATGTCGCCAATACAAGCGCAAGATGCTACTGGCTCGGCACAGCCTAGATCAGGACCTGCTTCGAGAG GACTTGAATAAGAAACAAACTCAGAAGGACTTGGAGTGTGCTCTGCTGTTACGGCAGCATGAGGCTACCCGAGAGCTGGAGCTACGGCAGCTCCAGGCTGTCCAGCGCACTCGCGCTGAACTCACCCGCCTTCAGCACCAGACAGAGCTAGGCAACCAGCTGGAGTACAACAAGCGACGGGAGCAAGAGTTGCGGCAGAAGCACGCAGCCCAGGTTCGCCAGCAGCCCAAGAGCCTCAAAGTACGTGCAGGCCAGCTACCCATGGGCCTCCCTGCTACTGGGGCTCTGGGACCACTCAGCACAGGCACCCCTAGTGAAGAGCAGCCCTGCTCATCTGGCCAGGAGGCAATCCTGGACcaaaggatgctgggagaggaggaggaagcagtgcCAGAGAGAAGGATTCTGGGAAAGGAAGGGACTACCTTGGAGCCAGAGGAGCAGAGGATTTTGGGGGAAGAAATGGGAACCTTTAGTTCCAGCCCACAAAAACATAGGAGTCTGGTTAATGAGGAAGATTGGGATATATCTGAGGAGGTGAAGGAGATTAGAGTCCCATCACTGGCATCTCAGGAGAGAAATATTGTTGGCCAGGAAGAGGCTGGGGCATGGAGTCTGTGGGAGAAGGAGGGTGGGAACCTTGTGGATGTGGAGTTCAAACTTGACTGGGTCCAGGGTCCAGTTCTGACTCCGGtcccagaggaggaagaggaagaggaagaggagggaagggctcCAATTGGAACCCCCAGGGACCCTGGAGATGGCTGTCCTTCCCCAGATATACCCCCAGAGCCACCTCCATCACATCTGAGACAGTACCCTGCTAGCCAGATCCCTGGACTCCTGTCTCATGGCCTCCTGGCTGGCCTCTCCTTTGCAGTGgggtcttcctctggcctcctgccCCTACTCCTTCTGCTGCTACTCCCATTGCTAGCAGCTCAGGGTGGAGGTGGCTTGCAGGCAGCACTGCTGGCCCTTGAGGTCGGACTAGTGGGCCTGGGGGCCTCCTACCTGTTCCTTTGTACAGCTCTACACCTGCCCCCAAGTCTGTTCTTACTCCTGGCTCAGGGCACTGCACTGGGGGCTGTCCTTAGCCTGAGCTGGCGCAGAGGCCTTATGGGTGTGCCTCTGGGCCTTGGGGCTGCCTGGCTCCTAGCTTGGCCCAGCCTGGCTTTACCTCTGGCAGCTATGGCAGCTGGGGGCAAATGGGTACGGCAGCAAGGCCCCCAGATGCGTCGGGGCATCTCTCGACTCTGGTTGCGGATTTTGCTACGCCTGTCACCCATGGTCTTTCGGGCCCTACagggctgtggggctgtgggggATCGGGGGCTATTTGCCCTGTACCCTAAGACTAATAAGAATGGTTTCCGAAGTCGACTACCTGTCCCTTGGCCCCGTCAGGGAAATCTTCGCACTACTCAACACCCTCTAGCTCTGTTAGCAAGAGTTTGGGCTCTGTGCAAGGGCTGGAACTGGCGCCTAGCACGGGCTAGCCACAGACTAGCTTCTTGCTTGCCCCCCTGGGCTGTTCATATATTAGCCAGCTGGGGCCTGCTTAAGGGTGAACGGCCCAGTCGGATCCCTCGGCTGCTACCACGCAGCCAGCGCCGGCTTGGGCTCTCTGCTTCCCGACAGCTCCCACCAGGGACTGTAGCTGGGCGGAGAACTCAGACCCGCAGGGCCCTGCCTCCCTGGAGGTAA
- the Taok2 gene encoding serine/threonine-protein kinase TAO2 isoform X5 yields MPAGGRAGSLKDPDVAELFFKDDPEKLFSDLREIGHGSFGAVYFARDVRNSEVVAIKKMSYSGKQSNEKWQDIIKEVRFLQKLRHPNTIQYRGCYLREHTAWLVMEYCLGSASDLLEVHKKPLQEVEIAAVTHGALQGLAYLHSHNMIHRDVKAGNILLSEPGLVKLGDFGSASIMAPANSFVGTPYWMAPEVILAMDEGQYDGKVDVWSLGITCIELAERKPPLFNMNAMSALYHIAQNESPALQSGHWSEYFRNFVDSCLQKIPQDRPTSEVLLKHRFVLRERPPTVIMDLIQRTKDAVRELDNLQYRKMKKILFQEAPNGPGAEAPEEEELTPCSQEAEPYMHRAGTLTSLESSHSVPSMSISASSQSSSVNSLADASDNEEEEEEEEEEEEEEEEEGPESREMAMMQEGEHTVTSHSSIIHRLPGSDNLYDDPYQPEMTPGPLQPPAAPPTSTSSSARRRAYCRNRDHFATIRTASLVSRQIQEHEQDSALREQLSGYKRMRRQHQKQLLALESRLRGEREEHSGRLQRELEAQRAGFGTEAEKLARRHQAIGEKEARAAQAEERKFQQHILGQQKKELAALLEAQKRTYKLRKEQLKEELQENPSTPKREKAEWLLRQKEQLQQCQAEEEAGLLRRQRQYFELQCRQYKRKMLLARHSLDQDLLREDLNKKQTQKDLECALLLRQHEATRELELRQLQAVQRTRAELTRLQHQTELGNQLEYNKRREQELRQKHAAQVRQQPKSLKSKELQIKKQFQETCKIQTRQYKALRAHLLETTPKAQHKSLLKRLKEEQTRKLAILAEQYDQSISEMLSSQAVVSSILLSQRFREHLERMCKYTWGIDSCKCNCCATGSG; encoded by the exons ATGCCAGCTGGGGGCCGGGCCGGGAGCCTGAAGGACCCTGATGTAGCTGAGCTCTTCTTCAAGGATGACCCTGAGAAGCTTTTCTCTGACCTTCGGGAAATTGGCCATGGCAGCTTTGGAGCAGTGTACTTT GCCAGGGATGTCCGGAACAGTGAGGTGGTGGCCATCAAGAAGATGTCTTATAGTGGGAAGCAATCAAATGAG AAATGGCAGGATATCATCAAAGAGGTGCGGTTCTTACAGAAGCTACGGCATCCTAATACCATTCAGTACCGGGGCTGTTACCTGAGGGAGCACACAGCTTGG TTGGTGATGGAGTATTGCCTGGGCTCAGCATCTGATCTTCTAGAAG TGCATAAGAAGCCCCTACAGGAGGTAGAGATTGCTGCTGTGACCCATGGGGCGCTTCAGGGCCTGGCATATCTACACTCACACAACATGATCCATAG AGATGTGAAGGCTGGAAACATCTTGCTGTCAGAACCAGGCTTGGTAAAACTGGGGGACTTTGGCTCCGCATCTATCATGGCACCTGCCAACTCTTTTGTGGGCACTCCATACTG GATGGCTCCAGAGGTGATCCTAGCCATGGATGAGGGACAGTATGATGGCAAAGTGGATGTCTGGTCCTTGGGGATAACCTGTATTGAGCTAG CGGAGCGGAAGCCACCACTGTTTAACATGAATGCAATGAGTGCCTTATACCACATTGCACAGAATGAATCTCCTGCTCTCCAGTCAGGACACTG GTCTGAGTACTTCCGGAATTTTGTTGACTCCTGTCTTCAAAAAATCCCTCAAGACAGACCAACCTCAGAGGTTCTTTTGAAG CACCGCTTTGTGCTCCGGGAGCGGCCACCTACAGTCATCATGGACCTGATCCAGAGGACCAAGGATGCTGTACGGGAACTGGATAACCTGCAATACCGAAAGATGAAGAAGATACTATTCCAAGAGGCACCCAATGGCCCTGGTGCTGAGGccccagaggaagaggag CTCACACCCTGTTCACAGGAAGCAGAACCTTACATGCACCGAGCAGGGACACTGACCAGTCTAGAGAGTAGCCATTCAGTGCCCAGCATGTCCATCAGCGCCTCCAGCCAAAGCAGCTCAGTCAACAGCCTAGCAGATGCCTCCGataatgaagaggaggaagaggaggaggaggaagaggaagaagaggaggaagaagaaggccctGAATCCCGAGAGATGGCCATGATGCAGGAAGGGGAGCACACAGTCACTTCCCACAGCTCCATCATCCACCGGCTGCCG ggCTCAGACAACCTATATGATGATCCCTACCAGCCAGAGATGACCCCAGGTCCACTCCAACCACctgcagcccctcccacctccacctcctcttcgGCCCGCCGCAGAGCTTATTGCCGCAACCGAGACCACTTTGCTACCATTCGTACTGCCTCCCTG GTCAGCCGTCAGATCCAGGAGCATGAGCAGGACTCGGCCCTGCGGGAGCAACTAAGTGGCTACAAGCGGATGCGGCGTCAGCACCAGAAGCAGCTGCTGGCCCTGGAGTCCCGTCTGAGGGGTGAACGTGAGGAGCACAGTGGGCGGTTGCAGCGGGAGCTGGAGGCACAGCGGGCTGGCTTTGGGACTGAGGCTGAGAAGCTGGCCCGGAGGCACCAGGCCATTGGTGAGAAGGAAGCTCGAGCTGCTCAGGCTGAGGAGCGGAAGTTCCAGCAGCACATCCTGGGGCAGCAGAAGAAGGAGCTGGCTGCTCTGCTGGAGGCGCAGAAGAGAACCTATAAGCTTCGGAAGGAGCAGTTGAAAGAG GAGCTCCAGGAGAACCCGAGCACACCCAAACGAGAAAAGGCTGAGTGGCTGTTGAGGCAGAAGGAGCAGTTGCAACAGTGCCAGGCCGAAGAGGAGGCAGGGCTGCTGCGGAGGCAACGCCAGTACTTCGAGCTTCAATGTCGCCAATACAAGCGCAAGATGCTACTGGCTCGGCACAGCCTAGATCAGGACCTGCTTCGAGAG GACTTGAATAAGAAACAAACTCAGAAGGACTTGGAGTGTGCTCTGCTGTTACGGCAGCATGAGGCTACCCGAGAGCTGGAGCTACGGCAGCTCCAGGCTGTCCAGCGCACTCGCGCTGAACTCACCCGCCTTCAGCACCAGACAGAGCTAGGCAACCAGCTGGAGTACAACAAGCGACGGGAGCAAGAGTTGCGGCAGAAGCACGCAGCCCAGGTTCGCCAGCAGCCCAAGAGCCTCAAA TCAAAGGAGCTGCAGATCAAGAAGCAGTTCCAGGAGACGTGTAAGATCCAGACACGGCAATACAAGGCTCTTCGGGCACACTTGCTGGAGACCACACCCAAAGCTCAGCACAAGAGCCTTCTTAAGCGGCTCAAGGAGGAACAGACCCGCAAGCTGGCGATCCTGGCCGAGCAGTATGACCAGTCCATTTCAGAGATGCTCAGCTCACAGGCG